The following coding sequences lie in one Caldisericia bacterium genomic window:
- the ftsH gene encoding ATP-dependent zinc metalloprotease FtsH, translating to MKKGNNIFNIIRSILPIILMIIFVYFIYSFYSGSSSITSSEKISYTEFILKVKDGRVRDITIDGQNVTGTYTDGSKFTTVLPPFDDPNLPNLLIEKGVNATIKPTSNSGTWWYVLTNIGSVILLIFFWMIMMRALSGGANSQVFNFGKSRARLFIENKPKITFNDVAGLEEVKEDLQEEIEFLRNPRKFAALGAKIPKGILLVGPPGCGKTLLAKAVAGEAGVPFFSVSGSEFVEMFVGVGAARVRDLFNEAKKYAPCIIFIDEIDAVGRQRGAGLGGGHDEREQTLNQLLVEMDGFDPNSGIIVIAATNRPDILDPALLRPGRFDRRIVVNYPDVKEREAILKIHTRNKPLGPDINLITLAKRTAGFTGADLENLVNEAALLAARRNKRFITMDELEEAIDRVIAGPQKKTRVVSEEEKRIIAFHETGHAVVANMLPGSDPVHRISIVSRGMALGYTLQLPEQEKFLRTKEQLLSEVTTLLGGRAAEELFTKDKTTGAENDLRRATEIVRKMVTEFGMSERLGPLTFGRKSEYVFLGRDIASERDYSEQIAYEIDKEVRYIVEECYERAKNILKDNEEGVHKVVEVLLDKETIEGEELKKILEDIKKEKVA from the coding sequence ATGAAAAAAGGTAACAACATTTTCAATATAATTAGAAGCATTTTACCAATTATATTAATGATAATTTTTGTATATTTTATTTATAGTTTCTATTCTGGTTCTTCAAGCATAACCTCATCTGAAAAAATTTCATATACTGAATTTATTTTAAAAGTTAAAGATGGAAGAGTTAGAGATATTACAATTGATGGACAAAATGTTACTGGAACATACACAGATGGTTCAAAATTTACAACTGTTTTACCACCTTTTGATGATCCAAATTTACCAAATTTGCTCATTGAAAAAGGAGTTAATGCAACTATAAAACCAACCTCAAATAGTGGCACATGGTGGTATGTTCTTACAAACATTGGTTCAGTTATACTTCTTATATTTTTCTGGATGATAATGATGAGAGCATTATCAGGTGGAGCAAACTCTCAAGTTTTTAACTTTGGAAAAAGTAGAGCGAGATTATTTATTGAAAATAAACCAAAAATAACATTCAACGATGTAGCAGGTTTAGAAGAGGTTAAAGAAGATTTACAAGAAGAAATAGAATTTTTAAGAAACCCAAGAAAATTTGCAGCTCTTGGTGCTAAAATTCCAAAAGGTATTCTTCTAGTTGGTCCACCTGGATGTGGAAAAACTCTTCTTGCAAAAGCAGTTGCAGGTGAGGCAGGGGTTCCATTTTTCTCTGTATCAGGTTCTGAATTTGTTGAGATGTTTGTTGGAGTTGGTGCAGCAAGAGTAAGAGACCTATTTAATGAAGCAAAAAAATATGCTCCATGCATAATATTTATTGATGAAATAGATGCAGTTGGAAGACAAAGAGGCGCAGGTCTTGGCGGTGGACATGATGAAAGAGAACAAACCCTAAACCAACTTCTTGTTGAAATGGATGGTTTTGATCCAAATAGTGGAATAATTGTTATTGCAGCAACAAATAGACCAGATATTTTGGATCCAGCACTCTTAAGACCCGGAAGATTTGATAGAAGAATTGTTGTAAATTATCCAGATGTTAAAGAAAGAGAAGCGATTTTAAAAATTCACACAAGAAATAAACCACTTGGACCTGATATAAATTTAATAACTCTTGCTAAAAGAACAGCAGGATTTACAGGAGCAGATCTTGAAAATTTAGTAAATGAAGCAGCACTTCTTGCAGCAAGAAGAAATAAAAGATTTATAACAATGGATGAACTTGAAGAGGCAATTGATAGGGTTATAGCAGGTCCACAAAAGAAAACAAGAGTTGTTTCTGAAGAAGAAAAAAGAATAATTGCTTTTCATGAGACAGGTCATGCAGTTGTTGCAAATATGCTTCCAGGTTCAGATCCAGTTCATAGAATTTCAATTGTGTCTCGAGGTATGGCTCTTGGATACACTCTTCAACTTCCAGAACAAGAAAAGTTTTTAAGAACAAAAGAACAACTTCTTTCTGAAGTAACAACTCTCCTTGGTGGAAGAGCAGCAGAAGAACTTTTCACAAAAGATAAGACAACTGGTGCTGAAAATGATTTGAGAAGAGCAACAGAGATTGTTAGAAAAATGGTAACTGAGTTTGGAATGAGCGAAAGATTAGGGCCACTTACATTTGGAAGAAAAAGTGAATATGTTTTTTTAGGAAGAGATATTGCTTCAGAAAGAGATTATTCAGAACAAATTGCATATGAAATTGATAAAGAAGTAAGATATATTGTTGAAGAGTGCTATGAAAGAGCAAAGAATATTTTAAAAGATAATGAAGAAGGAGTTCATAAGGTTGTTGAAGTTTTACTTGATAAAGAG
- the hpt gene encoding hypoxanthine phosphoribosyltransferase: MDKDIQKILIKEEEIKKRVKELAKELSDFYKDLFPHLICILKGATIFLSDLVKEMNIYLSLDFMGISSYGASTKSSGIIKITKDLDHSIEGRHVLIVEDIVDTGLTLSHLRELLSSRKPLSLQTVSLLNKKVRRIKEVPIEFYGFEVPDEFVVGYGLDFNEKYRNLPYICVLKPEVYMYEVMKYEKR; encoded by the coding sequence ATGGATAAAGATATACAAAAGATTCTTATAAAAGAAGAAGAGATTAAAAAAAGAGTAAAAGAACTTGCAAAAGAATTAAGTGATTTTTATAAAGATTTATTTCCACACTTAATTTGTATTTTAAAAGGAGCAACAATCTTTCTCTCTGATTTAGTAAAAGAGATGAATATTTATCTTTCTCTTGATTTCATGGGAATTTCATCTTATGGTGCATCAACAAAAAGTTCTGGTATAATTAAGATAACTAAGGATCTTGATCACTCAATAGAAGGAAGACATGTATTAATAGTTGAAGATATTGTAGATACAGGGTTAACTTTGTCTCACTTAAGAGAATTACTCTCCTCAAGGAAACCTCTATCACTTCAAACTGTTTCTCTTTTGAATAAAAAAGTAAGAAGAATTAAAGAAGTGCCTATTGAATTTTATGGCTTTGAAGTTCCAGATGAGTTTGTTGTTGGATATGGTCTTGATTTTAATGAAAAATATAGAAATCTTCCTTATATCTGTGTCTTGAAACCAGAAGTTTATATGTATGAGGTGATGAAGTATGAAAAAAGGTAA
- the tilS gene encoding tRNA lysidine(34) synthetase TilS, which yields MNIIIKVKNFIEENSLILPQDKIVVAFSGGPDSTFLLYFLKENYNNPIILVHLNHLLRGEDSDLDEIFIRKVSQKLKIPLFVRRLNIKKLSEERKKSIEEVGREERFKFFNEILKRENFTKIALAHNFDDNIESILMNFIRGTGLKGLQGILPKWGNIIHPILIVKREEIMKYLKEKNLQFRVDKTNLESIYLRNKIRNELIPYIEKEYNKSFKEKLFDLSEIVKYDEELLNEITQDKIKEVLKKFDDCFSIEIKNFKNLHKSIQRRIIREIINNIGEDLREFSVKNIDDVINLINKKSGKEIILSKELIARREKDVIIIEKISTNFKDYLIEINELGEVKKDGLKITLKLIDKMEKVNNPFEAYFDFDKISFPLYIRPPKFGEKFTPLGLKFSKKLQDFLTDLKVPKSVKWKIPILSDSKSDILWIIGLRINENYKVSEMTKRVLYITIELEDNEWIKIYKRFL from the coding sequence ATGAATATTATCATTAAAGTTAAAAATTTTATTGAAGAAAATTCCCTAATTTTACCTCAAGATAAAATTGTGGTTGCTTTTTCTGGTGGACCTGATTCAACTTTTCTTCTCTATTTTTTAAAAGAAAACTATAATAATCCAATAATTTTAGTACATTTAAATCACCTTTTAAGAGGAGAAGATTCAGATTTAGATGAAATATTTATTAGAAAAGTGTCTCAAAAATTAAAAATTCCTCTATTTGTAAGAAGGTTAAATATAAAAAAATTAAGTGAAGAAAGGAAAAAATCAATTGAAGAAGTTGGAAGAGAGGAAAGATTTAAATTTTTCAATGAAATATTAAAAAGAGAAAACTTTACAAAAATTGCTTTAGCACACAACTTTGATGATAACATTGAATCAATCTTAATGAATTTTATTAGAGGCACAGGGCTAAAAGGTCTTCAAGGAATTTTGCCAAAATGGGGAAATATAATTCATCCAATTTTAATTGTTAAAAGAGAAGAGATTATGAAATATTTAAAAGAAAAAAATTTACAATTTAGAGTTGATAAAACAAATTTAGAATCAATATATCTAAGAAACAAAATTAGAAATGAATTAATTCCCTATATAGAAAAGGAGTATAATAAATCTTTCAAAGAAAAATTGTTTGATTTATCTGAAATAGTGAAATATGATGAAGAATTACTTAATGAAATAACTCAAGATAAAATAAAAGAAGTTTTAAAAAAATTTGATGATTGCTTTTCAATAGAAATTAAAAATTTCAAAAATCTTCATAAATCAATACAGAGAAGAATAATAAGAGAAATTATTAATAATATAGGAGAGGATTTAAGAGAATTTTCAGTTAAAAATATTGATGATGTTATTAATTTAATAAATAAAAAAAGTGGAAAAGAGATAATTTTATCAAAAGAACTAATTGCAAGAAGAGAAAAAGATGTAATAATTATTGAAAAAATTTCTACTAATTTTAAAGATTATTTAATTGAAATTAATGAATTAGGTGAAGTTAAAAAAGATGGTTTAAAAATTACATTAAAACTAATAGACAAGATGGAAAAGGTTAATAATCCTTTTGAAGCATATTTTGATTTTGATAAAATTTCTTTTCCTTTATATATAAGACCTCCAAAATTTGGAGAAAAATTTACTCCACTTGGGCTAAAATTTTCAAAAAAATTACAAGATTTTTTAACAGATTTAAAGGTTCCAAAGAGTGTAAAATGGAAAATACCAATTCTTTCTGATTCAAAAAGTGATATACTATGGATTATTGGATTAAGAATTAATGAAAACTATAAAGTTAGTGAGATGACAAAAAGAGTTTTATATATTACAATAGAATTGGAGGACAATGAATGGATAAAGATATACAAAAGATTCTTATAA
- a CDS encoding S-layer homology domain-containing protein — protein NERDSDSTPGDGQGDDYDCESTTPGEIPPPPPPPPTPPTPPTPPPTPPSPPPPPTPPTPPTPPTPPTPPPEPLPPEPPELSIIKEGLSEIYWGEIITYTITFKNEGGDAKNVRVADSIPSSLEFVDASKGYEYNQYTRVVSWLFEEVKGGEEITLWVKVKVLGNCDDYITNRVSIIAQNWDGYKESEVKTKIKCIQVYHHNFFSGYPDGTFKPENNITRAEVASSVARALGLKWLEYGKDTNQIPFPDVKPTFWGYGHIVVSFLEKLVIGYPDGKFNPNRKITRAEAAAIFYNLLKLKPEYPLTPTFRDLDKTHWAYGVIEAVAKIGVISGYPDRTYRPDKPITRAEFVTIACKALGRGPFKDTTFKNPYPDTPMSHWAYSYILESSINHLVINPKRQELLIEIPSKKIPIYSEWDYSKIVVPNLGETVFAIVPVDGLTPQGKDPLPRDVIVRIIRKEVP, from the coding sequence AAATGAGAGGGATTCAGATTCAACACCAGGAGATGGTCAAGGAGATGATTATGATTGTGAATCAACAACCCCAGGTGAAATACCACCTCCACCCCCACCACCTCCAACACCCCCTACTCCCCCAACACCACCACCTACTCCGCCATCTCCACCACCACCTCCAACTCCACCAACTCCTCCAACACCTCCAACTCCACCTACTCCGCCACCTGAACCTCTTCCACCAGAACCACCAGAACTTTCAATAATAAAAGAAGGTCTATCAGAAATTTACTGGGGAGAAATAATTACTTATACAATCACATTTAAAAATGAAGGTGGAGATGCTAAAAATGTTAGAGTTGCTGATTCAATTCCTTCATCACTTGAATTTGTTGATGCTTCAAAGGGTTATGAATATAATCAATACACAAGAGTTGTTTCATGGTTGTTTGAAGAGGTAAAAGGTGGAGAAGAGATAACTCTTTGGGTTAAAGTAAAGGTATTAGGAAATTGTGATGATTATATAACAAATAGAGTTTCAATAATTGCTCAAAATTGGGATGGATATAAAGAATCAGAAGTAAAAACTAAAATTAAGTGCATTCAAGTTTATCACCACAACTTCTTCTCAGGTTATCCAGATGGAACATTTAAACCTGAAAATAATATAACAAGAGCAGAAGTTGCATCTTCTGTAGCAAGAGCACTTGGTCTTAAGTGGCTTGAATATGGAAAAGATACAAATCAAATTCCTTTCCCAGATGTTAAACCAACATTCTGGGGTTATGGACATATAGTTGTAAGTTTCCTTGAAAAATTAGTTATAGGTTATCCCGATGGAAAATTTAATCCTAATAGAAAAATAACAAGAGCAGAAGCAGCAGCAATATTCTATAATCTACTTAAACTTAAACCAGAATATCCTCTTACTCCAACATTTAGAGATTTAGATAAAACTCATTGGGCTTATGGAGTTATAGAAGCAGTAGCAAAGATAGGAGTAATTTCAGGATATCCAGATAGAACATATAGACCTGATAAACCAATAACAAGAGCAGAATTTGTAACAATTGCATGTAAAGCACTTGGAAGAGGACCATTTAAAGATACAACATTTAAGAACCCATATCCTGATACTCCAATGTCTCATTGGGCATACTCTTATATTCTTGAATCATCTATAAATCACCTTGTAATTAATCCAAAAAGACAAGAATTACTTATAGAAATACCAAGTAAAAAGATACCAATTTATTCAGAATGGGATTATTCAAAAATAGTTGTTCCAAATTTAGGAGAAACTGTTTTTGCTATAGTTCCAGTTGATGGATTAACACCTCAAGGTAAAGATCCACTTCCAAGAGATGTTATAGTAAGAATAATTAGAAAAGAAGTGCCATAA
- a CDS encoding DUF11 domain-containing protein, translating to MKKRFAIFIMLIISLTLFINFPFSNIKIVKAATTLTLTKGSWDIIGLDSNKPEIEGPAEFLIQIHIKNTGSENATNVQATFSWTSSNSYINLHPNELSIKNLGDISPGQTKDVFFLVVVQRTKSAHLTSRNYAIIVSGNNVSSITPNPIIGSLYVEKLVSQSRNEIISITPSSSDPGIGEIFQLQVQAYTSTTYDIVTIPIVGYDPAIVEPISVSTTPPVPPTPDLMMTNTGGYVMTSTWNLLAKGKGITYVGPFIYDKSGSSFHYNGDYGEDRAIVTVHEYDYGDSPDPTYPTLQSNNGARHKIFTGIYLGTLIDGENNGQPDFNALGDDNNNLDDEDGVTFLSYITPSQNANIRVIASTNGYLNAWLDFNIDGDWADAGERIFTNQPLTAGTNNLSFAVPSYASLGFTYARFRFTTYSVSSPSYTGLENNGEVEDYRVEIKQPVIDLSLTKSVNNSNPNVGSNITFTITLNNSGPSQATGVQVTDLLPSGYTYVSHIASQGTYNPTNGLWSVGTINSGSSATLQITVTVNSSGNYNNCAEVTAANESDSDSTPGDGQGDDYDCESTTPGAVIDLSLTKSVNNSNPNVGSNITFTIT from the coding sequence ATGAAAAAAAGGTTTGCCATATTTATAATGCTAATTATTTCACTGACCCTTTTTATAAACTTTCCATTTTCAAATATAAAAATTGTTAAAGCAGCAACTACCTTAACATTAACAAAGGGATCTTGGGATATTATTGGTTTAGATAGTAACAAACCCGAAATAGAAGGTCCGGCAGAATTTTTAATCCAAATTCATATTAAAAATACTGGTTCAGAAAATGCTACTAATGTACAAGCAACTTTTTCATGGACTTCATCTAACTCATATATAAATCTTCATCCAAATGAATTAAGTATAAAAAATTTAGGAGATATAAGTCCAGGACAAACCAAAGATGTATTTTTTCTTGTAGTAGTTCAGAGAACGAAAAGTGCTCATTTGACAAGTAGAAATTATGCAATAATTGTTTCTGGTAATAATGTCTCATCAATTACTCCAAATCCAATTATAGGTTCATTATATGTTGAAAAATTAGTATCTCAGAGTAGAAATGAGATTATATCAATAACACCATCATCTTCTGACCCAGGAATAGGAGAGATATTTCAATTGCAAGTTCAAGCATACACATCTACAACTTATGATATAGTTACAATACCCATTGTTGGATACGATCCAGCAATTGTTGAGCCTATAAGTGTTAGTACAACTCCTCCTGTGCCACCAACACCAGATTTGATGATGACAAATACAGGCGGTTATGTAATGACCTCAACATGGAATTTACTTGCAAAAGGTAAAGGTATAACTTATGTTGGTCCATTTATCTATGATAAAAGTGGAAGTAGTTTTCATTATAATGGTGACTATGGAGAAGATAGAGCAATTGTTACTGTTCACGAATATGATTATGGAGACTCTCCAGACCCAACTTATCCTACTTTACAATCAAATAATGGTGCTAGACACAAAATTTTTACAGGTATATATCTTGGTACTTTAATAGATGGAGAAAATAATGGTCAGCCTGACTTTAATGCTTTAGGTGATGATAATAATAATTTAGATGATGAAGATGGTGTTACTTTTTTATCTTATATAACACCAAGCCAAAATGCAAATATAAGAGTTATCGCCTCAACAAATGGATATTTAAATGCATGGTTAGATTTTAATATTGATGGAGATTGGGCAGATGCTGGTGAAAGAATTTTTACAAATCAACCTCTTACTGCTGGTACCAATAATTTGTCTTTTGCTGTTCCTTCTTATGCATCACTTGGTTTTACATATGCGCGTTTTAGATTTACAACCTATTCAGTGTCTTCTCCATCATATACTGGTTTAGAAAATAATGGTGAAGTGGAAGATTATAGAGTTGAAATTAAACAACCAGTTATTGATCTATCACTTACAAAGAGTGTAAACAACTCAAATCCAAATGTTGGAAGCAATATAACATTCACAATAACTTTAAATAACTCTGGACCATCTCAAGCAACTGGTGTTCAAGTAACAGATCTATTACCTTCTGGATATACATATGTTTCACATATTGCATCTCAAGGAACATACAATCCAACAAATGGATTGTGGAGTGTTGGAACAATAAATAGTGGCTCTTCAGCAACACTTCAAATAACAGTAACTGTAAATTCATCTGGAAACTATAACAACTGTGCTGAAGTAACAGCAGCAAATGAGAGTGATTCAGATTCAACACCAGGAGATGGTCAAGGAGATGATTATGATTGTGAATCAACAACCCCAGGTGCAGTTATTGATCTATCACTTACAAAGAGTGTAAACAACTCAAATCCAAATGTTGGAAGCAATATAACATTCACAATAAC
- the thiT gene encoding energy-coupled thiamine transporter ThiT — MQNFFERFNEFFSNPTVHTIIMIVMIILSALFLGIVLRRKERLTSRQIAEIGLALALSTILSEIKISGFWAQGGSVTAASLVPIMIIAFRYGGKVGLTVGIIHGLIQLIIGPYVVHPIQLLLDYPIAFGMIGLCGFFNKNKVLGIIIGLVGRFFMHFISGIIYFSQYAPEGWNPIYYSFVYNISYIVPEIIISVIVFKLAGERLVEILKQTT; from the coding sequence ATGCAAAACTTTTTTGAAAGATTCAATGAATTTTTTTCAAACCCCACTGTTCACACTATTATTATGATTGTAATGATTATTTTATCTGCACTTTTTTTGGGAATTGTTTTAAGAAGAAAAGAAAGATTAACATCAAGACAAATCGCTGAAATAGGCCTTGCACTTGCATTATCAACAATATTGTCTGAAATAAAAATTTCAGGATTTTGGGCTCAAGGAGGTTCTGTAACTGCTGCATCTCTTGTTCCAATTATGATTATTGCTTTTAGATATGGTGGAAAAGTTGGTTTAACAGTTGGAATTATCCATGGTTTAATTCAGTTAATAATTGGTCCTTATGTAGTTCATCCAATTCAACTTCTACTTGATTATCCTATTGCTTTTGGAATGATAGGTTTATGTGGATTTTTTAACAAAAATAAAGTTTTGGGAATTATAATTGGTCTTGTTGGTAGATTTTTTATGCATTTCATCTCAGGAATAATTTATTTCTCTCAATATGCACCAGAAGGATGGAATCCAATATATTATTCATTTGTTTATAACATTTCTTATATTGTTCCAGAAATAATAATTTCTGTAATTGTCTTTAAACTCGCTGGTGAAAGATTAGTCGAGATTTTAAAACAAACTACATAA
- a CDS encoding thiamine diphosphokinase — translation MINLKRAIIVLNGNLSKDLEAYKKRLNDNTLIISCNGGYFNSVKLNIKPDLIIGDLDSINHIKFENKITFPKEKDKSDSELAVDYLIERGFKEIEFWGAIGDRIDHTLFNISLLVKIYKEGCRGLIFHPPFYIFLIDKSYKFQKKEKGIISFYPITFEIKNLKIKNFKYELNGKNINLGSSETLSNEFIGKEGEVYFDYGLILVISESL, via the coding sequence TTGATCAATTTAAAAAGAGCAATAATTGTATTAAATGGAAATCTTTCAAAAGATTTAGAAGCTTACAAAAAAAGATTAAATGATAACACATTGATAATATCATGTAATGGTGGATATTTTAATTCTGTTAAATTAAATATTAAACCAGATTTAATTATAGGTGATCTTGATTCTATAAATCACATTAAATTTGAAAATAAAATAACTTTTCCAAAAGAAAAAGATAAAAGTGATTCTGAACTTGCAGTTGATTATTTAATCGAAAGAGGTTTTAAAGAAATTGAATTTTGGGGTGCAATTGGAGATAGAATTGACCACACTCTTTTCAATATCTCACTACTTGTGAAAATTTATAAGGAGGGTTGCAGAGGATTGATTTTTCACCCTCCTTTTTATATTTTCTTAATTGATAAAAGTTATAAGTTTCAGAAAAAAGAAAAGGGGATTATATCTTTTTATCCTATAACTTTTGAAATTAAAAATTTAAAGATAAAAAACTTTAAATATGAGTTAAATGGTAAAAATATAAATTTAGGAAGCTCAGAAACATTAAGTAATGAATTTATAGGAAAAGAGGGAGAAGTTTATTTTGATTATGGTCTTATTCTTGTTATAAGCGAGTCTCTATAA
- the rpmB gene encoding 50S ribosomal protein L28, which translates to MARRCDICGKGPISGHNVSHSNRKTKRVWKPNLHKVQRVVNGKLLKLNVCSKCYKKLDELIETRL; encoded by the coding sequence ATGGCAAGAAGATGTGATATTTGTGGAAAAGGACCAATTAGTGGACACAATGTTTCACACTCAAATAGAAAAACAAAAAGAGTTTGGAAACCTAATTTGCATAAAGTTCAAAGAGTTGTTAATGGAAAATTATTGAAATTAAATGTCTGTTCTAAGTGTTATAAAAAACTTGATGAACTTATAGAGACTCGCTTATAA
- the xth gene encoding exodeoxyribonuclease III, whose protein sequence is MKIATWNINSIKLRINYLLSLIKNYQIEIICLQETKISDENFPIEIFKKENLFVSFSGEGGKNGVAIISREKPKFERIGFLDGEEDTERRLIAIKIDEKYFISTYVPLGGVKNSERFLYKLRFFDRLKKYFNRFHKNNEKIFLCGDFNVALEDIDVYDPQELENEIGFLKEEREKFKEFLSWGFYDSFRVLFPGKKEFSWWDYRWNSYEKNKGMRLDYILITKPIIKNLKNLYILKEYRELEKPSDHVPVIIEINE, encoded by the coding sequence ATGAAAATTGCAACATGGAATATAAATTCTATTAAATTAAGAATTAACTATTTGTTGAGTTTAATTAAAAATTATCAAATTGAAATTATTTGCCTTCAAGAGACAAAAATAAGTGATGAAAATTTTCCTATTGAAATTTTTAAAAAAGAGAATCTTTTTGTCTCTTTCTCTGGTGAAGGTGGAAAAAATGGAGTTGCCATAATTTCAAGAGAAAAGCCAAAATTTGAGAGAATTGGTTTTCTTGATGGTGAAGAGGATACAGAAAGAAGATTGATTGCTATAAAAATAGATGAAAAATATTTTATAAGCACTTATGTTCCACTTGGAGGTGTTAAAAATAGTGAAAGATTTCTTTATAAATTAAGGTTTTTTGATAGATTAAAAAAATATTTTAATAGATTTCATAAAAATAATGAAAAAATATTTTTATGTGGTGATTTTAATGTTGCTTTAGAAGATATAGATGTTTATGATCCCCAAGAACTTGAGAATGAAATTGGTTTTTTAAAGGAAGAAAGAGAAAAATTTAAAGAATTTTTATCATGGGGATTTTATGATTCCTTTAGAGTTCTTTTTCCAGGTAAAAAAGAATTTTCATGGTGGGATTACAGATGGAATTCTTATGAAAAAAACAAAGGTATGAGATTGGACTATATTTTAATAACTAAACCAATAATTAAAAATTTAAAAAATTTATATATATTAAAAGAATATAGAGAATTAGAGAAACCCTCTGACCATGTCCCAGTTATTATAGAAATAAATGAATAA
- a CDS encoding NTP transferase domain-containing protein, with the protein MKKIKLLLDNFYLLNEEIYKNGKVIFSRKFDFNYPRFSFIILSARKFDKEKILKILNSFNQKEIYEYIFIVGKEEDKNWLMNNLNILNGKVIVNPNPQDVLYTSIKLAMRGISEKVQYICFHFSTLSNIKSETVKYLIEKIIKTDKEIFIPTFNNKRGHPIIFKISMKKILFNLRKEKGLPYILKKYKDKIEDIEVDDIGVLK; encoded by the coding sequence TTGAAGAAGATTAAACTTCTTTTGGACAACTTTTATCTGTTAAATGAAGAAATCTACAAAAATGGAAAAGTTATTTTTTCAAGGAAATTTGATTTTAATTATCCCAGGTTTTCTTTTATAATTCTATCAGCAAGAAAATTTGACAAGGAAAAAATTTTAAAAATATTAAACTCATTTAATCAAAAAGAAATATATGAATATATTTTTATTGTTGGAAAAGAAGAAGATAAAAATTGGTTAATGAATAATTTGAATATTTTAAATGGAAAGGTTATTGTAAATCCAAATCCTCAAGATGTATTATACACTTCAATTAAACTTGCTATGAGAGGTATAAGCGAAAAGGTTCAGTATATATGTTTTCATTTTTCAACCCTTTCAAATATTAAAAGTGAAACAGTTAAATATTTAATTGAAAAAATAATTAAAACTGATAAAGAAATTTTTATTCCTACTTTTAATAATAAAAGAGGACATCCAATAATTTTTAAAATTAGTATGAAAAAAATTTTATTTAATTTAAGAAAAGAAAAAGGACTTCCATATATTTTGAAAAAATATAAGGATAAAATTGAAGATATTGAAGTAGATGATATAGGAGTATTAAAATGA
- a CDS encoding type II toxin-antitoxin system prevent-host-death family antitoxin, translating into MLEIILATNLKEKLLDILEEVEKGKSYLIIKKGKPSGVLLNVDFYESLVETVNILKNKEFLKNYLKIEED; encoded by the coding sequence ATGCTCGAAATTATTTTAGCAACAAATTTAAAAGAAAAACTTCTTGATATACTTGAAGAAGTCGAAAAAGGAAAATCATATCTTATTATTAAAAAAGGTAAACCATCTGGTGTTCTTCTTAATGTAGATTTTTATGAAAGTTTAGTTGAAACAGTAAATATTCTAAAAAATAAAGAATTTTTAAAGAACTATCTAAAAATTGAAGAAGATTAA